The Candidatus Oleimmundimicrobium sp. genome includes a window with the following:
- a CDS encoding zinc ribbon domain-containing protein YjdM, whose product SVTVIKDLKVKGSSLVVKVGTKVKNIRLVDGDHDIDCKIDGIGAMKLKSEFVKKI is encoded by the coding sequence AGTGTCACCGTGATCAAGGATCTCAAGGTCAAGGGCTCGTCACTGGTGGTGAAGGTGGGCACCAAGGTAAAGAATATCCGCCTGGTGGATGGCGACCACGATATCGACTGCAAGATTGACGGTATCGGCGCCATGAAGCTCAAGTCTGAATTTGTGAAAAAAATCTGA